A single region of the Oreochromis niloticus isolate F11D_XX linkage group LG19, O_niloticus_UMD_NMBU, whole genome shotgun sequence genome encodes:
- the LOC109195863 gene encoding uncharacterized protein LOC109195863 isoform X1 translates to MYCFSFRMALMRLINSHPETPYFRPPPLHVRVLKVSEQARVIKWDVKEGVAKPITKKCNMVAALSDGVTVVKVTLFEAFASKVQEGVSYIIKGHELRGTAPPYAIHISATTQFFRASALCVPEELLSKADNLLHPPAPLTQLKMSSTNVGLMTVEGEVVECLAIRKVVSGNQEVPVKNVQLKQDACTMRLCLWREAAVHELHVGDHIKVSHVKVKQSTFGFELHTTAFTNIETNEEARAEVNVVGVTSTNSPNQLELLLEDGESLFIDAHMWQPFEKDLEKAMVCVNMKLKGKHVSEIEKN, encoded by the exons atgtattgtttttctttcagaatgGCGTTGATGAGACTTATTAATAGTCATCCTGAGACCCCTTATTTTCGTCCACCACCCTTACATGTGCGTGTATTAAAAGTTTCTGAACAGGCAAGGGTGATAAAATGGGATGTGAAGGAGGGAGTGGCAAAACCCATCACTAAAAAGTGTAATATGGTGGCAGCCCTCTCTGATGGGGTAACAGTTGTTAAAGTGACTTTGTTTGAGGCATTTGCATCAAAGGTGCAGGAAGGGGTTTCATATATAATTAAAGGCCATGAGCTAAGAGGGACAGCTCCCCCCTATGCCATTCATATTAGTGCCACCACACAATTCTTCAGAGCCTCTGCCCTGTGTGTCCCCGAAGAGCTGCTTTCTAAAGCAGACAATCTTTTGCATCCCCCGGCCCCTTTGACCCAGCTGAAGATGAGCTCTACAAATGTGGGGCTTATGACCGTAGAAGGGGAGGTTGTGGAG TGTTTGGCCATCCGGAAAGTGGTGTCGGGGAACCAAGAAGTTCCAGTCAAAAATGTGCAGTTAAAGCAG GATGCTTGTACCATGAGACTGTGTTTGTGGAGGGAGGCGGCCGTCCATGAGCTTCACGTGGGAGACCACATAAAGGTGTCGCACGTCAAAGTGAAACAGTCCACTTTTGGATTCGAGCTGCACACGACAGCATTTACAAATATTGAG ACAAATGAAGAGGCACGTGCAGAGGTTAATGTCGTCGGTGTCACCAGTACCAACAGCCCCAATCAGCTTGAGCTACTACTGGAAGATGGAGAGAGCCTGTTTATTGACGCGCACATGTGGCAGCCATTTGAGAAAGACCTCGAGAAGGCCATGGTCTGTGTAAACATGAAACTGAAAGGGAAGCATGTTTCAGAGATTGAAAAAAACTAG
- the LOC109195863 gene encoding uncharacterized protein LOC109195863 isoform X2, which produces MALMRLINSHPETPYFRPPPLHVRVLKVSEQARVIKWDVKEGVAKPITKKCNMVAALSDGVTVVKVTLFEAFASKVQEGVSYIIKGHELRGTAPPYAIHISATTQFFRASALCVPEELLSKADNLLHPPAPLTQLKMSSTNVGLMTVEGEVVECLAIRKVVSGNQEVPVKNVQLKQDACTMRLCLWREAAVHELHVGDHIKVSHVKVKQSTFGFELHTTAFTNIETNEEARAEVNVVGVTSTNSPNQLELLLEDGESLFIDAHMWQPFEKDLEKAMVCVNMKLKGKHVSEIEKN; this is translated from the exons atgGCGTTGATGAGACTTATTAATAGTCATCCTGAGACCCCTTATTTTCGTCCACCACCCTTACATGTGCGTGTATTAAAAGTTTCTGAACAGGCAAGGGTGATAAAATGGGATGTGAAGGAGGGAGTGGCAAAACCCATCACTAAAAAGTGTAATATGGTGGCAGCCCTCTCTGATGGGGTAACAGTTGTTAAAGTGACTTTGTTTGAGGCATTTGCATCAAAGGTGCAGGAAGGGGTTTCATATATAATTAAAGGCCATGAGCTAAGAGGGACAGCTCCCCCCTATGCCATTCATATTAGTGCCACCACACAATTCTTCAGAGCCTCTGCCCTGTGTGTCCCCGAAGAGCTGCTTTCTAAAGCAGACAATCTTTTGCATCCCCCGGCCCCTTTGACCCAGCTGAAGATGAGCTCTACAAATGTGGGGCTTATGACCGTAGAAGGGGAGGTTGTGGAG TGTTTGGCCATCCGGAAAGTGGTGTCGGGGAACCAAGAAGTTCCAGTCAAAAATGTGCAGTTAAAGCAG GATGCTTGTACCATGAGACTGTGTTTGTGGAGGGAGGCGGCCGTCCATGAGCTTCACGTGGGAGACCACATAAAGGTGTCGCACGTCAAAGTGAAACAGTCCACTTTTGGATTCGAGCTGCACACGACAGCATTTACAAATATTGAG ACAAATGAAGAGGCACGTGCAGAGGTTAATGTCGTCGGTGTCACCAGTACCAACAGCCCCAATCAGCTTGAGCTACTACTGGAAGATGGAGAGAGCCTGTTTATTGACGCGCACATGTGGCAGCCATTTGAGAAAGACCTCGAGAAGGCCATGGTCTGTGTAAACATGAAACTGAAAGGGAAGCATGTTTCAGAGATTGAAAAAAACTAG